The genome window GCGTGCATTTCCGCGTCGATCCCATGGAACTGCGGATGCGCAGCCACTATGAAGAGCGTTACGGCAAGAACTTTATTCCGGAAGGGATGACGATTCAGGACTTCGGCGTAAGTTACGACGAACTGGAACCGTTCTTCGATAAGGCGGAAAAAGTGTTTGGTACCTCCGGCTCGGCCTGGAGTATCAAAGGCAAAGTGGTCGGACAGGGCCGTGGTAACCCGTTTGCCCCCGATCGCTCGGACGATTTCCCGCTGCCGCCGCAGAAACGCACTTATTCCGCGCAGCTGTTTGCTAAAGCGGCTGAGTCTGTGGGCTATCACCCTTACGATCTGCCTTCGGCGAATACCTCCGCGCCTTACACCAATCCCTACGGCGCACAGATGGGCCCGTGTAACTTCTGCGGTTACTGTAGCGGCTACGCCTGCTACATGTATTCCAAGGCTTCGCCGAACGTCAACATCTGGCCAGCGCTGCGTCAGGAGCCAAAGTTTGAGCTGCGTGATAATTCGCATGTGTTGCGCGTTAATCTGACTGACGATAAAAAACGTGCCACCGGCGTAACCTATGTCGATGCACAGGGCCGCGAGGTTGAGCAGCCGGCAGATCTGGTGATCCTTTCCGCCTTCCAGTTCCATAACGTGCACCTGATGCTGCTTTCCGGCATCGGTAAGCCGTACAACCCGATCACCAACGAAGGCGTGGTGGGACGTAACTTTGCCTATCAGAACATCTCTACCATCAAAGCGTTCTTCGGCAAGGATGTACATACCAATAACTTTATCGGTGCAGGCGGTGCGGGCGTCGGCGTGGACGATTTCAACGCCGATAACTTTGACCATGGTAAATATGGCTTTGTCGGCGGATCGCCTTTCTGGGTTAACCAGGCGGGCGTGAAGCCGATTTCCGGCTTGCCGGTGCCGCAGGGCACGCCTGGCTGGGGCAGCAAGTGGAAAGCGGCAGTGGCCGATCACTATACGCACCACGTTTCTATGGATGCGCACGGCGCGCATCAGTCTTACCGCACCAACTATCTCGATCTGGACCCGAACTATAAGGATGCCTTTGGTCAGCCGCTGCTGCGCATGACCTTTGACTGGCAGGACAACGACATCAAAATGTCGCAGTTTATGCATGGCAAAATGCGCAAAATTGCCGAGGCGATGAATCCAAAAGAGATCATCGGCGCGCCAAAAGTGCAGGGCACTCATTTCGATACCACGGTTTATCAGACCACGCATATGAACGGCGGCGCCATCATGGGCGAAGATCCGCAAACCAGCGCGGTGAACCGCTATCTGCAAAGCTGGGATGTGCCGAACGTTTTTGTGCCGGGCGCGTCCGCTTTCCCGCAGGGGCTGGGCTATAACCCAACCGGCATGGTCGCCGCGCTG of Pantoea alhagi contains these proteins:
- a CDS encoding GMC family oxidoreductase, translating into MANQMKKVDAVIVGFGWAGSIMAKELTEAGLQVVALERGPHRDTYPDGAYPQVIDELTYNVRKKLFQDLSKSTVTIRHNPSQTAQPYRQLAAFLPGTGTGGAGLHWSGVHFRVDPMELRMRSHYEERYGKNFIPEGMTIQDFGVSYDELEPFFDKAEKVFGTSGSAWSIKGKVVGQGRGNPFAPDRSDDFPLPPQKRTYSAQLFAKAAESVGYHPYDLPSANTSAPYTNPYGAQMGPCNFCGYCSGYACYMYSKASPNVNIWPALRQEPKFELRDNSHVLRVNLTDDKKRATGVTYVDAQGREVEQPADLVILSAFQFHNVHLMLLSGIGKPYNPITNEGVVGRNFAYQNISTIKAFFGKDVHTNNFIGAGGAGVGVDDFNADNFDHGKYGFVGGSPFWVNQAGVKPISGLPVPQGTPGWGSKWKAAVADHYTHHVSMDAHGAHQSYRTNYLDLDPNYKDAFGQPLLRMTFDWQDNDIKMSQFMHGKMRKIAEAMNPKEIIGAPKVQGTHFDTTVYQTTHMNGGAIMGEDPQTSAVNRYLQSWDVPNVFVPGASAFPQGLGYNPTGMVAALTYWSARAIREQYLKNPGPLVQA